A stretch of Microbacterium sp. LWH3-1.2 DNA encodes these proteins:
- a CDS encoding response regulator transcription factor produces MTNVFLVDDHEIVRRGLVDLVRAQTDLEVVGEAATVRQAIGRIEATLPDVAVLDVRLPDGSGIDLCRDIRSRMPAVACLMLTAYDDDAAVRAAVLAGASGYILKDIGGSRLVDAIRSVANGRTLMDDAVVKRATEKIRERADNSDPRLGSLGLRERQILRLIADGLTNRQIGEHLGIAEKTVKNYVSSLLSKLGLERRTQAAVFQLEHRGGQPS; encoded by the coding sequence ATGACCAACGTCTTCCTCGTCGACGATCACGAGATCGTGCGCCGCGGGCTCGTGGACCTCGTGCGGGCTCAGACCGACCTGGAAGTGGTGGGCGAAGCGGCCACCGTGCGGCAAGCCATCGGCCGCATCGAGGCCACCCTGCCCGACGTCGCGGTCCTCGATGTCCGGCTTCCCGACGGCAGCGGGATCGACCTCTGTCGCGACATCCGTTCCCGCATGCCTGCCGTCGCGTGCCTGATGCTCACCGCGTACGACGATGACGCCGCCGTCCGTGCGGCTGTACTCGCCGGCGCGTCGGGGTACATCTTGAAGGACATCGGCGGCTCGCGACTCGTGGATGCCATCCGATCCGTGGCGAACGGCCGAACGCTCATGGATGACGCCGTCGTGAAGCGGGCGACGGAGAAGATCCGTGAGCGAGCCGACAACAGCGACCCGCGCCTGGGGTCGCTCGGGCTCCGCGAGCGACAGATCCTGCGACTGATCGCCGACGGACTGACCAATCGGCAGATCGGCGAGCACCTCGGCATCGCCGAGAAGACGGTGAAGAACTACGTGTCGTCGCTCCTGAGCAAGCTCGGCCTCGAACGCCGCACTCAGGCCGCCGTGTTCCAGCTCGAGCATCGCGGCGGACAGCCGAGCTAG
- a CDS encoding universal stress protein gives MERIVLGYDGSPASVSALAWVAARAGREVAKVGLVNVVSRFAQDRASALDQLAEAETFLRDRVPGVGVELHRLEGGVPDSLTEFADDTDLLVVGINPGHPIRAAMAGAMPLRISTHARVPVVMVPAGWVDVGDPITIGISDDDSSSTALAFAAQEAEETETSVRLVHAWLMPTPSFSGSAVMVATQEDVMADHRATLTAAVNWLVERYPTMRLQSELVRDSRSAALLRYAPRSSMLVIGTHHRGVLAGSLLGSVAEGVLWQAECPVAVIPRDAVLHHGREE, from the coding sequence ATGGAACGCATCGTCCTCGGCTACGACGGGAGTCCGGCATCCGTGTCGGCGCTGGCCTGGGTGGCGGCACGAGCCGGCCGCGAGGTGGCGAAGGTCGGTCTCGTCAATGTGGTGTCCCGGTTCGCGCAGGATCGGGCATCCGCGCTCGACCAGCTGGCGGAGGCCGAGACCTTTCTCCGCGACAGGGTGCCCGGTGTCGGAGTCGAACTCCATCGGCTCGAGGGCGGTGTACCCGACTCGCTGACCGAGTTCGCCGATGATACGGATCTGCTCGTCGTGGGCATCAATCCGGGACACCCGATCCGCGCGGCGATGGCCGGCGCCATGCCGTTGCGTATCAGCACCCATGCTCGCGTTCCCGTCGTCATGGTGCCTGCCGGCTGGGTGGATGTCGGCGATCCGATCACCATCGGGATCTCCGACGATGATTCGTCCAGCACCGCGCTCGCGTTCGCGGCTCAGGAGGCCGAGGAGACCGAGACGTCTGTCCGTCTGGTGCACGCGTGGCTCATGCCGACGCCGTCCTTCTCGGGATCGGCGGTGATGGTTGCGACGCAGGAGGATGTGATGGCCGATCATCGCGCGACGCTGACTGCTGCCGTGAACTGGCTCGTCGAGCGTTATCCGACGATGCGCCTGCAGAGTGAACTCGTGCGAGACAGTCGCTCGGCCGCGCTGCTGCGCTATGCGCCGCGCAGCTCGATGCTGGTCATCGGCACTCATCATCGCGGCGTCCTCGCAGGCAGCCTGCTGGGCTCGGTCGCCGAGGGTGTGCTCTGGCAGGCGGAGTGCCCGGTCGCAGTCATTCCCCGGGACGCTGTGCTTCACCACGGAAGAGAGGAGTGA